Proteins found in one Ischnura elegans chromosome 11, ioIscEleg1.1, whole genome shotgun sequence genomic segment:
- the LOC124167502 gene encoding uncharacterized protein LOC124167502, with protein sequence MENLSRCISKERVLESVKNFTGRPNVKLLDGMEILRATKGVEGLTSIVIRVKTPYCFSGDDGKILWKTFIVKALPENLFQLDVVERCRLFVKEVIFFKEIVPLLSKAAAAGNVSLPLPKCFFAAGDGGSDSIYLEDLSEAGYKIPDSTSFTVGLDLDHSSLVMKTLGKFHAITYAAEKLLLPSKNWVAEFPVFSRDSIFYDPIGKDVVSPLFPLVKSCVETFVTMSSQMNGLPKQPDFTGALTKALENNWPNLCRLVQPDPQGFNVLSHGDCWINNAMFLYDGGRPVDLKIIDFQISRYCHPAVDIFYFMYLCTRREFRDKNLHSLVLEYYNSLVYYLSVLGFDVPPITLDKLKEDLVKYRAFGIAINSSFTPTMLLGEDFMPSNSGELSVEQLRDLYDTGNSSALLKKFKSDPTFRSRMETLIREFVDWAIPQ encoded by the coding sequence ATGGAGAACTTATCTCGTTGCATTTCCAAGGAGCGAGTACTCGAATCAGTGAAAAATTTCACCGGCAGGCCGAACGTTAAGCTGTTGGATGGCATGGAAATCCTCAGGGCCACGAAAGGTGTGGAGGGGTTGACGTCAATAGTGATTCGAGTGAAGACCCCTTACTGTTTCTCCGGAGACGACgggaaaatactttggaaaactTTCATCGTGAAGGCGTTGCCGGAGAATCTTTTCCAGTTGGACGTTGTGGAGCGTTGTAGACTTTTTGTGAaggaagtgatatttttcaaggaGATCGTACCGTTGCTTTCCAAAGCGGCGGCAGCGGGTAATGTCAGCTTACCCCTGCCTAAATGCTTCTTTGCCGCTGGCGATGGTGGTAGCGACTCCATTTATCTCGAGGATCTATCGGAAGCGGGATACAAGATTCCAGACTCGACCTCTTTCACGGTCGGATTGGATCTGGATCACTCCAGCCTCGTCATGAAGACCCTGGGGAAGTTTCACGCCATAACGTATGCGGCTGAGAAACTCCTTCTTCCTTCCAAAAACTGGGTGGCTGAATTCCCAGTGTTCTCCAGAGACTCCATATTTTACGATCCAATCGGAAAGGACGTCGTCTCGCCCCTGTTCCCTCTGGTGAAAAGCTGTGTCGAAACGTTCGTGACAATGTCTAGTCAAATGAATGGGCTACCGAAACAACCGGATTTTACTGGTGCACTTACTAAGGCACTTGAAAACAACTGGCCAAATCTGTGCCGATTGGTCCAACCGGATCCGCAAGGATTTAACGTACTCTCGCATGGAGACTGTTGGATCAACAATGCCATGTTTCTTTACGACGGTGGTCGGCCCGTAGACTTGAAAATAATTGACTTTCAAATCTCTAGATATTGCCACCCAGCTGtcgatattttctattttatgtacCTGTGCACGAGGAGAGAGTTTCGCGACAAAAATCTGCACAGCCTTGTGCTGGAGTATTACAATTCTTTGGTGTATTATCTAAGCGTTTTAGGTTTTGATGTCCCTCCTATAACTTTAGATAAGCTGAAGGAGGACCTTGTGAAGTACAGAGCGTTTGGTATTGCTATAAATTCTTCGTTTACCCCGACCATGCTCCTGGGAGAGGATTTTATGCCTTCGAATAGTGGTGAATTGTCTGTCGAGCAGTTAAGGGATTTGTACGACACTGGCAATTCCTCGGCG